Part of the Zingiber officinale cultivar Zhangliang chromosome 6A, Zo_v1.1, whole genome shotgun sequence genome, cctcccggctcggcttctttgcaggttcgtcggagagctacaccatcaatcggagacagcggagcgtgccatgtccccagcgtccgtcgactcagcgttcggacaatatcaacttgtatcatgaaaaaaaaaaaaaaacaaaaactccCTCACCTCAAACATTCCTCACCGTAATCCCACAGCAAAACGAAGAAAATAAATTACCATAACCAAACCTCTTCCAAAAAAATTCAATAATCTATCATCCAAATTCCAGTCCGAGACAAATATCACTTGTACCAAAATATTGTtaacctttttttttgttttttttgttgataaccttgttGCTAACTTTTACTTTAGACAATGTAATTAAAGTTTCTTAAGATCATTTCAAAGGTTGAATATCGATAGACTGTGATGGAGCATCTTGTTTTCTCTTGTTTTCGTTCGAAAACGCTGTTACGATTCCACCCAGTGGATGCCACGAGGGTAAGTAAAAAGGATATTAGGACCTCATCGGTCGAACGATGGAGCATTAGAACATTGCATAGAGCCATTGTATCCAACATTATATAGTTTCAGACACTAAAGCAGTTACCACATGCATCGAAAACATATCGAGGGGTTTAACCATTTATCTGGAAACACAATTTATTTATTGCCATCACAATTTAACGGGCTACGCAGGAGCAGAAACTACACCAGCTTCAACCAGCAACGGAACCAGCTTGCCTTCCTTGTGCTTCGCTACGCAAGCTGTAGATATCACACCCCAAATACAGGTCAAAAATGTTCTCTATGGCTAACATTccaaaattttaacttatttaAGCGTGATTAGATTGGGATAAATCAATGCATTGAACTATGAGCAAATATTTATCATtatcctaaattttttaattccatAAGACAACAAAACCGAGTTTTAGTTTCGGAAAATAGGGCAAGATGAAAGAAATAAAGAACGTACTGTCACAGCCACCGATATGTTTCCCACCAATAAACACATTGGGCACAGTCCTCTGTCCAGTCCATGCTGCCAGCGCTGCTTGTATTTCAGGTCCATCACCTAGTCGTAGCAGACAAGGAGGCCAGATTATATGAATTAATTCCTTTCA contains:
- the LOC121997129 gene encoding glutaredoxin-like; protein product: MALDKAKEIVAANPVVVFSKTHCPFCVKVKQLLDQLGAKYKAVELDVESDGPEIQAALAAWTGQRTVPNVFIGGKHIGGCDTCVAKHKEGKLVPLLVEAGVVSAPA